A genomic stretch from Gemmatimonadaceae bacterium includes:
- the era gene encoding GTPase Era codes for MTRCAFVAVVGAPNAGKSTLFNRLIGQRFAIVSPRPQSSRQRVVGIHSTDDVQLIFTDTPGLLDPKYHLQRAMKREALEALEGADLVLFLVDGQRDDAPGPDTLANLGLSRRAPLIVAVNKLDELGEDRRRQLQTTFPEAAFISAARGDGVAELLLSIQAAAPEGPFHFDPEDASTQPLRFFVAEAVREAAFEQLEEELPYAVHCEIEEFREDRTPVYIRATLSVERESQKRILIGHGGSRIREIGRAARGKVEPLVGGAVYLDLWVKVVPNWRRNVAALARLGFTLPKE; via the coding sequence GTGACCCGCTGCGCCTTCGTCGCCGTCGTCGGCGCACCCAATGCCGGCAAGTCCACCCTGTTTAACCGACTCATCGGGCAGCGGTTCGCCATCGTCAGCCCCAGGCCACAGTCCAGTCGCCAGCGCGTCGTCGGGATTCACTCGACCGATGATGTCCAGCTGATCTTCACCGACACGCCCGGCCTGCTGGATCCAAAGTATCACCTGCAGCGCGCGATGAAACGTGAGGCACTGGAAGCACTTGAGGGCGCTGATCTCGTGCTCTTTCTCGTGGACGGGCAGCGCGACGATGCCCCAGGACCGGACACGCTCGCCAACCTCGGACTCAGCCGCCGCGCGCCGCTGATCGTCGCCGTCAACAAGCTCGATGAGCTCGGCGAGGACCGCCGTCGTCAGCTCCAAACGACGTTCCCCGAGGCGGCATTCATCTCGGCGGCACGAGGAGATGGAGTTGCCGAGCTGCTCCTCAGCATCCAGGCGGCCGCGCCCGAAGGGCCGTTCCATTTCGACCCCGAGGACGCCAGCACGCAGCCGCTCAGGTTCTTTGTCGCCGAAGCCGTGCGCGAAGCCGCGTTCGAGCAACTCGAAGAAGAGCTGCCATATGCCGTGCACTGCGAGATCGAGGAGTTCCGGGAGGATCGGACCCCCGTGTACATTCGCGCCACGCTCTCTGTGGAGCGCGAGAGCCAGAAGCGGATCCTCATTGGACATGGCGGCAGCCGCATCAGGGAGATCGGCCGCGCCGCGCGCGGCAAGGTGGAACCCCTGGTTGGTGGGGCGGTGTACCTTGATCTCTGGGTCAAGGTCGTCCCCAACTGGCGCCGCAACGTGGCCGCGCTCGCCCGGCTCGGCTTTACCCTTCCCAAGGAGTGA
- a CDS encoding Trm112 family protein: MSDLLLEILACPRCKAKLEYREAESELRCGACRLAYPVRDGLPIMLTDEARPIP, translated from the coding sequence GTGTCGGACCTGCTGCTGGAAATCCTGGCGTGCCCGCGTTGCAAGGCCAAACTGGAGTACCGCGAGGCCGAGTCCGAGCTGCGATGCGGGGCGTGCCGTCTCGCGTACCCCGTCCGGGACGGACTGCCGATCATGCTGACCGATGAGGCGCGGCCGATTCCGTAG